The nucleotide window GTCGTCTACGTGATGAGCTTTCTTGACCGCACCAACATCGCCCTGGCGAAAGCCAGCATGGGCATCGACCTGGGCCTGTCGGCAGCGGCCTATGGCCTGGGTGCCGGCCTGTTCTTCCTGACCTATGCGCTGGCCGAAGTGCCCAGCAACCTGATCATGCACCGGGTGGGCGCGCGCTTCTGGATCACCCGCATCATGATCACCTGGGGCCTGCTCTCGGCGGGCATGGCCTTCGTCCAGGGAGAAACGTCGTTCTACATCATGCGCCTGCTGCTGGGGGTGGCCGAAGCGGGCCTGTTCCCCGGGGTGATGCTGTACCTCACCTACTGGTTCGACCGCGAACAGCGCGCCCGCGCCACGGGTTACTTCCTGCTGGGCGTGTGCCTGGCCAACATCCTCAGCGGCCCGCTGGGCGGTGCGCTGCTGGAAATGGACGGCGTACTGGGCTGGCATGGCTGGCAGTGGCTGTTCGTGCTCGAAGGCTTGCCTGCCGTGGCCTTGGCCTATGTGGTATGGAAGAAGCTGCCCGATGGCCCGGCTTCGGCGCCTTGGCTGTCGGCCGCCGACGCCCAGGACATCGAACGCCGCCTGGCCGCCGAACGGGCTGCCGCGCCACAGCAGAACAAACTGGGGCAGATGTTCCGCGACCGGCAGATCTGGCTGGCAATCGCGGTGTACTTCGTGCACCAGATCACCATCTACACGGTGATTTTCTTCCTGCCGGGTATCATCGGCACTTACGCTGCGCTATCCCCCTTCCAGATAGGCCTGCTGACTGCCGTGCCGTGGATTGCGGCTGCCATCGGTGCTGCCACCTTCCCACGCCTGGCCACCTCGCCACGCCGTTGCCGCACCCTGCTGTTCTGCGGCTTGCTGACCATGGCGACCGGGTTGCTGCTGGCGTCCCTGGCCAACACGTTCATTGGCCTGATCGGGTTTTCACTGACCGCCCTGATGCTGTTCGTGGTGCAGTCGATCCTGTTTGTCTTCCCGTCCAGCCGGCTGAGTGGCAACGCCCTGGCGGCGGGCCTTGCGTTTGTCACCACCTGCGGCCTGCTGGGTGGCTTCGTCGGGCCGTCGGTGATGGGCCTGATCGAGCAGGCCACCGGCAGCACCCGCAACGGCCTGTGGATCATTGCCGCATTGCTGGTGCTGGCAGCGGTGCTCAGCACCCGCTTGCGCCAGGGGCAAGAGCAGGCATAGTCAGCGTGAAACGCTAGCAGGTCGCCCGCAGCGCGGCTCCAGTGCCTGTGCCAGGCGCCTCACCGCCTGTTGCAGGTCATCTGGCTGGTCGCCCAGCCAGACCAGTGCCATGCACTGCTGGTAACGCCCCTGCAGGCTGAACTGCCTGCCCGGCAGTGCATGCAAGGCGGAACCTGCCAGCGCCGCAACGATGCAATCCCACCGCAACGGTTGGCGAAAACGCACCCACAGCATGCGCCCCCCCTGGGGCGTCTGCATCGCCACCTGCTGACCGAACTGCAACGCCAGCGCGCGTACCAGATATTGCGTGCGCCTTTCCAGCTCGGTACGCAGCTCTACCAGGTGTATCTCGATCTGCCTTTTACCCAACATCAGGGCAAGCGCTTGCAGGCGCAGCGGCGCAAGCCGAAAGGCCCGTTCGGCAAATGCCTTTGCCAATGCCGCGTCATGGCTTAGCACATAGGCGTAAGGTGCCTCGGCCCCCACTGCGGTCTCGAATGCCCCCAATACCAACAGCGAGCGAGGGTCGACCCAGTCGCGCAAGCGCGTGCGTGGCGGCCCGCTGTAACAGTGTTCACTGTCCAGGTCGTTTTCCAGCAACCATACAGGGTGCTGGCCCAGTAGCTGACCAAGCTGCTGCTGATAGTGCGGCGACACCAGCCGCCCTTGCGGCATGCCCAGGCAAGACGGCATGACCAGCATGCACACCGGCTCGGCGCCCAGCAACCGGGCCAAGGCCCGCAGGTTCGGGTTGCCGCGGCTATCTGCAGGTACTTCCAGCACCCGCATGCCGGCACGTGCCAAAGCGTGCAGCACCTGCCAGCAACAGGGCGACTGCACCAGCACCGTTCCGCCCTGCAAGGCAAGCCCCGCGAGCACTGTATCCAGCAACGCTTGCACATCAGGGGCCAGTTGAACGTCCTCGGCACGCCAGTACAGGCTGGAGGAACGGGTATAAGACTCAGCCACGGCATTGCGCAAACGGGTATCGCCGAACGTTTCCCACTGTGCAACACCGCTGGCGCGCTGACGGGCCAAGCGCCGCTCGTGGCCTAGCAGCATACGCTCCAGCAATGGCTGCACCGGCAAAGGTGACTGCGGGTGCATGGGCGCTGCCGCTGCCTTGGAAGCGACCTGAGCGTAATAGCCGGACCTTGGCAGACACTGGACGCGGCCTTCTTCCTCCAGCAGGTTGTAGGCACTCTGCACGGTCGCCAATGAAACCCGCAGCCGCCGGGACATTGCACGCAGCGACGGCAACTTGCAGGGGCCACCGCCTGAGGCCTGCTCGATCAACGCTTCCAGGTAGCGATACACCTTGCGATAGGCGAACTCGCCAGGAACCGCTTGCCCCATCAAGGCAACGCCGCTGGGCCACGGCGGCGCCCCGACGACGGTCTTGGCAGCAGCCTGAGGTGCACGTCGCGGCGGGCCAGGTGGCTCTGCAAGCGCCAGGCCGTCAGCGGCGTGCGCCCTTCATAGATCGCCCGCAACTGCCCCAGCGGCAGGCCACTGGTATTCACCAGCCAGTCCCTCACCGCATCGGGGCAGGGTTTGCCTTGCAAGGCCCGGTGCAGGTACGGCAACGCTACCAGCATGTCGGCATGCCGGCATTGCAGAAACCGCTCAAGCTTCTTCCCCTGCCGGGCGAACGGGCTGAACAGCAGGCACACCAGTTGGGTCTGGTTGATACCGTAGGCTTTACCCAGCGGTAGCGTTTGTACATCGCGAGGCTTGCTGTCGGCCGAATGGTCTGCCAGCCGCAACGCCGGGCGAGCAGCCGGCAGCTCAAGGCTGCGTGCACGCAGCTCGCGCAATTGTGCCGGCGCATACGGGTCGACGAATGCCGACAAAGGCCAGGCATCCTCGGTCGTTTCGAGTCCACCGCCCAGCATCGCGTCAAGTTGCTGCCCTTCAAGCAGCTGCGGCAGCAGGTCATCCATGGCAATCACCCGCAACGGATCCTCCTCCGTGACAGCGCACTGTGTCGGCTTCGCCAGGCTGCCCGGAGAGACTTCGATAACAGCCTGCAACCGGCTCAGCCCGTGGGCCAGCGTCGCCAGGCACTGATGCAACACATGAGGGCCGCGCTCCCCTGCCAGGCGCAGGCTGCGCCGGGCCCAGGCCAGGTATCGGCGCCGCTGGCGCACGGGAATGGCGGTGATCAAGACGTCGGCCGGTGTCGGTGCCTGCAATGCACAACACACGGCATCCGCCAGCTCCAGATGCAGGCGGCTACCCAGCAGGGCTTCGGGCCTGGCATCGACCATGTGACCAAACATCAGCATGCCGTTCCTCGCCAGCAGCCCACGTTCGGGCGCAGCCGAAGGCCGACGGCTGAAGGGCACCACGTCGCGCCCTTCGATCATCTGCAACTGAACCCGCGGGTCATCCTGCATGAACAGGGCACTGAAACTCCGCTCGTGGCCTTCGAGCGTATCGCTGGCGGCCACCGGCAGGCTGACCACCAGCACCCTCAACTGAAAGGTTACCGGCGCACGCAGGGCGATGCTCAGTTGCGCCGCACGCAGCATGGCCAGCAGCCGGACACTGCGGCAATCGCCGCCCTGCAGCACCAGCACGCGGAACGTACCGATGCACTCGAGCCCACCTGCCGCCACCAGCAATCGCTGTATCAGCAATTGCAATGATGCCCGCTGCGCCTGCGACATCTGGTTCAACAAGCGCTCGAGCACTTGCTGGTAGATATAGTGCATTGCCTGATCGTGAATAGCCGTCACGAAATCACCTCATCAACTTCATGCAGCCAACGCGTGCTGAATCTTGTGTTCAAGTTTCAATACGTCCTGTGCTTACCCCGAAGAAATTCCCTACAACCAAATTGAAGTAATGACGTAACGCATCACTGTCGCCAGACCATCGAAAAAACATCAATGCCGCGACGGCCCGTCGCTACCACACATAGCCGATCCTCAGGCATAGCCATGCTCATCCCACGCTCCTTGCGCAAACTATCATGGGGCTATTATCGGGGGATGCAGAGCGAATAGAAGATACAGATCGAGGTAAAAAAACCATTCAGCAAGATTGCAGAGACACACTGAGCCTCTAGCAGGAAGCGTTCAAGGCTGAATAGTTGGCGGAATATTTCCACGCAATCACAGGCCATTGCCTTATATGTAGTCCACGTCTGACTTCAATGTAGGAATGGTCTTTTTATTGGGACTGAAACAATTCTGCTCGCCCACAAAAAACCCGGGACTCTGCCCGGGTTTGTCGGCATTGCGAACCGCTGTCAGTGTTGCGCCATGTCCAGCACCACTCGCCCACCGCACGGGCATTGGTCCATGTAACGATGTGCCTCCACCACCTGCTCGAACGGGTACACCTTGATGATCTGCGGTGTCAGCAGCTGGTCAGCGGTGAACTGGTTGATGTCGCGCAAGGCACGCTGCAACGCCACCTGGTCCTGGCTGATGCCGAGTTCCGGTTTGCCGGTGAAGTTACCGATGCAATGAACGTAGAACTGGATATTCTTCTGGAAGGCTGCACAGGCCGGGAAAGGCGTCTGGTTACCGCCCTGCAGGCCATACAGCACCAGGCTGCCACGCGGCGCCAGCACATCGCCCAGCAGCGACATCTGCGGCCCGCCCATGCCGTCGAGGACCATGTCCACGCCGCGGCCATCGGTATACTTGCCTACCTGCAGTAACAGGTCCTGCTCCTCGGTGACAATCACCTTGTCGGCACCCAGGCCCAGCAGGTACTCACGCTGCTCAGCCTCTTTGGTAGCCGCGAACACTTTCAGCCCCAAGGCCTTGCCCAATTGCACGAAGGCGGGGCCGGCACAATGGCTGGCATCGGTCACCAGCGCGGTCTGCCCGGCCTTGGCACGTGCCAAATCAACATAGGCAAAATAGGCGATCAGCAAGGGCGTGTAGTGCACGCTGGCCTCGATCGGGGTGAGCACATCCGGGTAGCGGGTAATGGCGGTGCGCGGGAGCACGATGACATCACCGTACACCGGGTGGTCATTGGCACTGGTGGCCGGGAAGCTGGCGACCCGGTCGCCCACCGCAATGTCCTCGACCCCTTCACCGACCGCAGTCACCACCCCGGCCATTTCGTGGCCGATGCCCGCCGGCAGGCGTGCCTGGGACGGCGCCAGGTTCTGGCGCCAAAGCACGTCATACCAACTGACGCCAATCGCCTCGACGCGGATCTGTACCTCGTCGGCAGCGGGTGACGGTTCGGCCTGCTCCTCGCAACGGAGCACATCGGCAGCGCCGAACTTGTGGAAACGGATCATGCGGGACATCGCATACCTCGCCTTTGTGAACCTCTAATTACCACTGACTTTATCCGGGCTTTGGCGGTTAGACCATCAGTGGTCATTAATAGTCGACATGCTTGTCATCGATTGGGCACCTGACTTTCCCTGCAATTGGTCCCCCTAAACCCGTGCAGGGTAACAGCCTTTGGCCGTAAGATTCACCCCTGCCCCACTTTAGGCGAAGCGCACCGATGAATCGAAACGACCTGCGTCGTGTAGACCTCAACCTGCTGATCGTGTTTGAAACACTGATGCATGAGCGCAGTGTGACCCGCGCCGCGGAAAAACTGTTCCTCGGCCAGCCGGCCATCAGCGCGGCCCTGTCGCGCCTGCGCAACCTGTTCGACGACCCGCTGTTCGTGCGCACCGGCCGCAGCATGGAGCCGTCCGCACGGGCCCACGAGATCTTCGCCCTGCTGTCGCCAGCACTGGATTCGATTTCCACTGCGGTCAGCCGCGCCGCCGAGTTCGACCCTGCCACCAGCAATGCGGTGTTCCGCATCGGCCTGTCGGACGACGCCGAGTTCGCCCTGCTGCCCCAGTTGCTCAAGCGTATCCGCGCCGAAGCACCGGGCATTGTGCTGGTGGTGCGGCGGGTCAACTACCTGCTGATGCCAACCCTGCTGGCCTCGGGGGAAATTTCGGTGGGGGTCAGCTACACCAGCGACCTGCCGGCCAACGCCAAGCGCAAGGTGCTGCGCCGCAGCATGCCGAAGCTACTGCGCGCCGACAGCGTGCCCGGCGGTATCACCCTGGACGACTTCTGCGCGCGGCCGCATGCGCTGGTGTCGTTTGCCGGCGACCTGTCCGGCTTCATCGACGAAGCCCTGGAAGAACTCGGCCGCAAGCGCCACGTGGTGCTGGCGGTGCCGCAGTTCAACGGGCTGGGCAGCTTGCTGGCGGGGACGGATATCGTGGCCACTGTGCCGGACTACACCGCCGATGTGCTGACTGCTGCGGGCGGGCTGCGGGCCGAAGACTTGCCGATACCCGTGCGCAGTTTCGAACTGCACATGGCCTGGCGCGGGGCGCAGGACAACGACCCGGCGGAGCGGTGGTTGCGGTCGCGGATACAGATGTTTTTTGGGGATCCTGACAGTCTCTAGGGGCTTCGTGCATGCTTGTTAGCTGGTCATTTCTGCTTTTTTCTAGCCTCGACTAGCCATTTACTTCCAGCTAATTGCTACATTTGGGGCATATTTGAGGGCATGCTTTCGAGGGTTTGAAAAGGATAC belongs to Pseudomonas putida NBRC 14164 and includes:
- a CDS encoding aminotransferase class I/II-fold pyridoxal phosphate-dependent enzyme, which translates into the protein MGQAVPGEFAYRKVYRYLEALIEQASGGGPCKLPSLRAMSRRLRVSLATVQSAYNLLEEEGRVQCLPRSGYYAQVASKAAAAPMHPQSPLPVQPLLERMLLGHERRLARQRASGVAQWETFGDTRLRNAVAESYTRSSSLYWRAEDVQLAPDVQALLDTVLAGLALQGGTVLVQSPCCWQVLHALARAGMRVLEVPADSRGNPNLRALARLLGAEPVCMLVMPSCLGMPQGRLVSPHYQQQLGQLLGQHPVWLLENDLDSEHCYSGPPRTRLRDWVDPRSLLVLGAFETAVGAEAPYAYVLSHDAALAKAFAERAFRLAPLRLQALALMLGKRQIEIHLVELRTELERRTQYLVRALALQFGQQVAMQTPQGGRMLWVRFRQPLRWDCIVAALAGSALHALPGRQFSLQGRYQQCMALVWLGDQPDDLQQAVRRLAQALEPRCGRPASVSR
- a CDS encoding LysR family transcriptional regulator, yielding MNRNDLRRVDLNLLIVFETLMHERSVTRAAEKLFLGQPAISAALSRLRNLFDDPLFVRTGRSMEPSARAHEIFALLSPALDSISTAVSRAAEFDPATSNAVFRIGLSDDAEFALLPQLLKRIRAEAPGIVLVVRRVNYLLMPTLLASGEISVGVSYTSDLPANAKRKVLRRSMPKLLRADSVPGGITLDDFCARPHALVSFAGDLSGFIDEALEELGRKRHVVLAVPQFNGLGSLLAGTDIVATVPDYTADVLTAAGGLRAEDLPIPVRSFELHMAWRGAQDNDPAERWLRSRIQMFFGDPDSL
- a CDS encoding zinc-dependent alcohol dehydrogenase family protein, with protein sequence MSRMIRFHKFGAADVLRCEEQAEPSPAADEVQIRVEAIGVSWYDVLWRQNLAPSQARLPAGIGHEMAGVVTAVGEGVEDIAVGDRVASFPATSANDHPVYGDVIVLPRTAITRYPDVLTPIEASVHYTPLLIAYFAYVDLARAKAGQTALVTDASHCAGPAFVQLGKALGLKVFAATKEAEQREYLLGLGADKVIVTEEQDLLLQVGKYTDGRGVDMVLDGMGGPQMSLLGDVLAPRGSLVLYGLQGGNQTPFPACAAFQKNIQFYVHCIGNFTGKPELGISQDQVALQRALRDINQFTADQLLTPQIIKVYPFEQVVEAHRYMDQCPCGGRVVLDMAQH
- a CDS encoding MFS transporter, which encodes MTTLTSAAASAPAATTEQRLNGLLLRKLMPLLIVVYVMSFLDRTNIALAKASMGIDLGLSAAAYGLGAGLFFLTYALAEVPSNLIMHRVGARFWITRIMITWGLLSAGMAFVQGETSFYIMRLLLGVAEAGLFPGVMLYLTYWFDREQRARATGYFLLGVCLANILSGPLGGALLEMDGVLGWHGWQWLFVLEGLPAVALAYVVWKKLPDGPASAPWLSAADAQDIERRLAAERAAAPQQNKLGQMFRDRQIWLAIAVYFVHQITIYTVIFFLPGIIGTYAALSPFQIGLLTAVPWIAAAIGAATFPRLATSPRRCRTLLFCGLLTMATGLLLASLANTFIGLIGFSLTALMLFVVQSILFVFPSSRLSGNALAAGLAFVTTCGLLGGFVGPSVMGLIEQATGSTRNGLWIIAALLVLAAVLSTRLRQGQEQA